The following proteins come from a genomic window of Halomarina ordinaria:
- a CDS encoding PRC-barrel domain containing protein encodes MSVRDITEDDEGKKVVDARGETVGRVVDVEHGTAHVDPDPGVTDTVMSKLGWGDSDEDTYPLQEASIAEVTDDEIRLDDL; translated from the coding sequence ATGTCCGTACGAGATATCACCGAAGACGACGAGGGGAAGAAGGTCGTAGATGCACGCGGCGAGACGGTCGGTCGCGTCGTCGACGTCGAACACGGGACCGCACACGTCGACCCCGACCCCGGCGTCACCGACACGGTGATGTCGAAACTGGGCTGGGGCGACAGCGACGAGGACACCTACCCGCTGCAGGAGGCGTCCATCGCGGAGGTCACCGACGACGAGATTCGGCTCGACGACCTGTAA